A window of the Glaciimonas sp. CA11.2 genome harbors these coding sequences:
- a CDS encoding glutathione S-transferase family protein, translating to MFKLISATPSPYARKVRIALAEKKIPFELITEIPWHDTTSTPRYNPLEKLPVLILEDGSGVYESSYILEYLELKYPQIPLLPQDIDERLIARKLEVLCDGICDAVVLTLFEKTREGGGSPEWLARQRRKIEGGLAEMAKIVGSRNVAVGEHFGLGDIAVGTAVGYLSVRFQELPWRTLYPELALFNDRLDLRPSFKDSVPYAQTITAKIM from the coding sequence ATGTTTAAACTCATCAGCGCAACACCTAGTCCATACGCACGTAAGGTACGCATTGCATTGGCCGAAAAAAAGATACCTTTCGAACTGATCACCGAAATTCCATGGCATGACACAACCAGTACCCCGCGCTACAATCCATTGGAAAAGCTCCCGGTATTGATTCTTGAGGACGGATCTGGCGTCTATGAATCAAGCTATATTCTGGAATATCTGGAGTTGAAATATCCTCAAATACCGCTACTGCCACAGGATATCGATGAACGGCTTATTGCGCGAAAACTGGAGGTGCTATGCGATGGCATATGCGATGCGGTTGTGCTCACGCTGTTCGAGAAAACACGTGAAGGTGGCGGAAGCCCAGAATGGCTTGCGCGTCAGCGTCGAAAAATTGAGGGTGGTTTGGCTGAGATGGCTAAAATTGTTGGCTCACGGAATGTCGCAGTAGGTGAACATTTTGGACTTGGCGACATTGCTGTTGGTACGGCTGTCGGCTATCTCTCGGTACGCTTTCAGGAACTGCCGTGGCGCACGCTGTATCCAGAGCTTGCATTATTTAATGATCGGCTTGACTTGCGACCATCGTTTAAGGATTCGGTCCCTTATGCGCAAACCATTACGGCTAAAATTATGTAG
- the radA gene encoding DNA repair protein RadA: protein MAKAKTNYTCTECGGVANKWTGQCPACGQWNTLVETIVESGSNRFSIQHQGLAQTAPVVSLSDIDAIDIPRFGTGIEEFDRVLGGGLVAGGVVLIGGDPGIGKSTLLLQALANLSRVKKVLYVSGEESGAQIAMRGKRLAVDAKDLKLQAEIQLEKILSTLVEHKPEVVVIDSIQTVYSDALSSAPGSVAQVRECAAQLTRVAKQTGITIIMVGHVTKEGALAGPRVLEHIVDTVLYFEGDTHSSFRLVRAVKNRFGAVNELGVFAMTEKGLKGVSNPSALFLSQHDVAVAGSCVMVTQEGTRPLLVEIQALVDASHAPNARRLSVGLDQNRLAMLLAVLHRHAGIAAFDQDVFINAVGGVKITEPAADLAVLLAINSSMRNKPLPRGLVVFGEVGLAGEIRPAPRGQERLREAAKLGFSIAVIPKSNVPKHKIEGLTVIGVERIDDALNKIRDAGD from the coding sequence ATGGCCAAAGCAAAAACCAATTACACCTGCACCGAATGCGGCGGCGTTGCTAACAAATGGACTGGGCAATGTCCAGCCTGCGGACAGTGGAACACGTTGGTCGAAACCATCGTCGAATCCGGCAGCAATCGGTTTTCAATTCAGCATCAAGGCTTGGCACAGACCGCGCCGGTAGTCAGTTTGTCGGATATCGATGCGATTGATATCCCACGTTTTGGCACAGGAATCGAAGAGTTTGATCGCGTGCTGGGCGGCGGTTTGGTGGCTGGCGGCGTAGTATTAATCGGCGGCGATCCCGGTATCGGTAAGTCGACGTTGCTATTGCAGGCGCTGGCAAATCTCTCTCGTGTCAAAAAAGTGCTGTACGTCAGCGGCGAAGAGTCGGGTGCGCAAATTGCCATGCGCGGCAAACGGCTGGCGGTAGACGCCAAAGACCTTAAATTACAGGCAGAAATTCAGTTAGAAAAAATTCTCAGCACCTTGGTTGAGCACAAGCCAGAAGTGGTGGTGATCGATTCGATTCAGACCGTCTACTCCGACGCTCTGTCTTCTGCGCCCGGTTCGGTCGCGCAAGTGCGTGAATGCGCAGCGCAGTTAACCCGCGTTGCCAAGCAGACCGGCATCACCATCATCATGGTCGGTCATGTGACAAAAGAGGGCGCATTAGCGGGACCGCGCGTTTTGGAGCATATCGTCGATACCGTCCTGTATTTCGAGGGCGATACCCATTCCAGCTTCCGTCTGGTGCGCGCTGTCAAAAATCGATTTGGTGCGGTCAATGAGTTAGGTGTTTTTGCAATGACCGAAAAAGGGCTGAAGGGCGTGTCTAATCCTTCCGCATTATTTCTCTCGCAACACGATGTCGCTGTGGCCGGTTCCTGTGTGATGGTCACGCAGGAAGGAACACGCCCTTTGCTTGTTGAAATTCAGGCGCTGGTCGATGCATCGCATGCGCCCAACGCACGTCGTCTGTCGGTCGGTCTTGACCAAAACAGACTCGCCATGTTACTGGCAGTTTTGCATCGTCACGCCGGGATTGCTGCATTTGATCAGGATGTGTTTATCAATGCGGTCGGTGGCGTAAAAATTACTGAACCGGCGGCTGATCTGGCGGTATTGCTGGCGATTAATTCATCCATGCGCAATAAGCCGCTACCGCGTGGTTTAGTTGTCTTTGGTGAAGTTGGACTAGCCGGTGAAATTCGGCCAGCGCCACGGGGGCAGGAACGCTTGCGTGAAGCAGCAAAATTAGGATTTTCGATTGCGGTCATTCCAAAATCGAATGTACCGAAACATAAAATCGAAGGTTTAACCGTGATCGGTGTCGAGCGGATTGACGACGCACTCAATAAAATACGGGATGCGGGAGATTAG
- a CDS encoding YDG domain-containing protein, which yields MNNIYRLVWNRAINQWVVACEFARSTQRGASCTRRAGTSLRSAIPMLSLLSISLGLAGIVQAAPFGGQITAGTGTINQAASTTTIQQSSQNLSLNWQGFNVAANEAVNFVQPGSNSIAVNRIQSSTGSQILGHLNANGQVWLINPNGILFGQNAQVNVGGLVASTLNVSDNALGSSSVSFSGSGTGSIINKGTITAASGGYVALIGNTVSNQGVISATLGTVALGGGSAETLTFSGDKLVHLQVDQSTLDNLAENKQLIQADGGQVTMTAGAKDTVLASVVNNTGVIYARTVNDHNGVITLLGGMQSGQVNVGGTLDASAPNGGNGGAIETSAAQVRVANNAIITASARQGQAGTWLIDPTDLTIDASAATTIASTLTGGTSVTEQTTANGASGSGTQTAGAGDINVNAAINWTNVNPSIKLTLSAYHAINVNAAVHGTGSVVMEAAGGNITIGSAGSVSGDAGVTLATGANFVNNAGASAVSASASKWVIYSTSPTLDTLGGLIPNFIQYNAPYQTTPALAAGNASLYSIAPTLTVTGLSGAVSKTYDGNTSAALSASNVAVSGLINSDTFASMAGIFGSSNAGTNMAVSSSLASAGLLAKNTAGIDVYGYGIVGPAVTAGIGTITPAALTASIIGTPAKVYDGTMTATLIASNYALAGFATGQSATVNQPSSVSYGAANAGAQTVSATFSTSNFVAGGSTNLLNYTLPTSASGAGVINKAAVEVTGVLSSNKIYNGTATDALNTTNAGIYGVIPIDSGAVVLVSSGASGQFLTSNVGNNLAVSVSGFALSGNSAANYQIVEPSNLVANITPKSLTITGLSATNKVYDATRADALNIIGAALSGVVNSDASNVSLSSSNATGAFASANVGSALAVSSSGFGISGTAALNYQLVQPTGLVADITPAALAISLIGNPTKVYNGSSTAALGTGNFSVSGFISGESATVLQTTSATYSSPNAGTQAVTSTLSGPDFSAANGTLLSNYSFPSSVTGIGTITPAPLTVAIANNPTKVYDGATTATLSGGNYALSGFVPGQSATISHASGVYASANVGVEAITTSVLPSDYTAGQGTLLSNYILPASVSGFGTITPLAILMNVQASIINNPSKSYDGSSVATLNSSNYSLSGFVHGDGASVNQTVGHYSSVNAGAQPVSAMLTTQDFVANAGTTLTNYTLPTTAYGTGTITPIPLSVLIVNNPTKTYNGATSTVLSASNYVISGFIGSESAQINQSALINYAAPNAGAQAITVTLMSSDFTPNGAVLTNYVLPTSAVGTGHITPAPLYVRGVLATDKVYNTTTADVLNTTNALLSGLVASDVANVTLVDGSASGTFSTASAGNNLAVSPTGFSLSGSAIGNYVLQPITGLAANITQASLSILGVTASNKSYDATNAATLNDASANLSGILTGSAGQDSVTLITSGATGTFGSVNIGNQLAVGASGFALAGAQAGNYALSQPTGLTADITPAVITAVIIGNPTKSYDGSSSTTLTAANYTLSGFVAGQSAAVPQSATANYTSPDAGTNVSVASTLVLSDFVASAGTQLSNYALPPTAAGLGTITPAQLTAIIVGNPTKTYDNTTPAALTNTNFMLSGFVGSQGAAINQTVGTYGSANAGPESVSASLTANNFSTATGTNSNNYIFPVSAVGNGTITPAPLSVLHVSTTPRVYDGTTVDVLTGATLSGTVYLPDAPILGNFATGTLSSSGNVGTDTVTTAMTLTGPGSSNYIVTQPTGLTAVISPAILSATSAVSRAYDGTNVANLSGTHTTFSGFVSGQGASVKSGVTGTFSQPNFGSALTITGGALTTGDLTANNGTLLTNYTLPASDNGIGNITPAILTYVATPVSYQYGLNIPSVQAGSVTGFVHGETLSNATTGTLAFDNRTATSTSNVGAYSIDGSGLTANNGNYTFVAAAGNATALRITPAPLTVIGVATTSRVYDGTTVDILTGATLAGTLYNQDTPTLGNATTGTLGNNGNVGNDTVTTAMTLTGVGGTNYAITQPTGLTAIITPATLSATSTATRAYDGSTMADLSGSHTVFTGFISGQGAVVKSGVTGNFSQPDVGNNLSITGGALTAGNLTAANGTLLSNYTLPSRDNGTGSISAKVINLTGARIYDALIDADANIFGTIATGVSGESLSLSGSGSLSNKSVGSRSVQSLGSLQLVSGTGQASNYTLVGGIDTATITPLAITVNATGHTKVYDANTTDAVTLASTGVLSMDAVTFANSAANFTDKNVGQSKTVNVTGITKTGLDADNYSINTAATATANITQLAITVNATGTDKVYNANTIDTVTLASTGVLNLDTVIFANSAANFTDKNVGQTKTVNVTGIIKTGIDAGNYSINTVATTTANITPLAITVNAVGTDKVYNGNAIDTVTLTSAGVLGTDKVAFTNAAANFTDKNVGQQKIVSVTGIADSGIDAGNYVFSSAAATTASITPAIVNLNGSRLIDGSTNASAGIFGTSGTVSGSNGETLALTGSGTLASKNIGIQPVVSLGNLALNDGTGLASNYTLIGGVDSANLISASEPIMSMAFIQSFLNTDSAIPTPYGIASSSAIANFTGNHKKTRYNPIEASGSVSDFQPGLDLNVQDAGVRLPNGVSP from the coding sequence ATGAACAATATTTACCGTCTGGTCTGGAATCGCGCCATTAATCAATGGGTGGTAGCCTGCGAATTTGCCCGCAGTACGCAGCGCGGTGCAAGCTGCACGCGTCGTGCCGGCACTAGTCTGCGTAGCGCCATTCCTATGCTTTCTTTACTGTCTATTTCGCTAGGCCTTGCAGGGATTGTTCAGGCCGCACCATTTGGCGGCCAGATAACGGCGGGAACCGGCACTATAAACCAGGCAGCATCCACCACTACGATTCAGCAATCGAGCCAAAATCTGTCGCTGAACTGGCAAGGCTTTAATGTGGCTGCTAATGAGGCGGTAAATTTTGTTCAGCCGGGAAGTAATTCAATCGCAGTTAATCGGATTCAAAGTTCAACCGGAAGTCAGATACTCGGGCATCTGAATGCCAATGGTCAAGTGTGGTTGATTAACCCGAACGGGATTTTATTCGGTCAGAACGCGCAGGTTAATGTCGGTGGTTTAGTGGCTTCGACTCTAAATGTGTCGGATAACGCCCTTGGATCAAGCAGCGTCAGCTTTAGCGGCTCTGGCACCGGCAGCATAATTAACAAAGGAACGATCACCGCGGCTAGCGGAGGCTATGTCGCGCTGATCGGTAATACTGTCTCGAATCAGGGTGTCATTTCTGCCACGCTAGGAACGGTGGCGCTGGGTGGCGGCAGCGCTGAGACATTGACGTTTAGCGGTGACAAGCTAGTCCATCTGCAAGTTGATCAAAGTACGTTGGATAACCTTGCCGAAAACAAGCAATTGATCCAGGCTGATGGCGGTCAGGTGACTATGACAGCCGGTGCAAAAGACACAGTATTGGCCAGTGTGGTGAACAATACCGGTGTGATTTATGCGCGTACCGTCAACGATCACAACGGTGTCATCACTTTGTTAGGCGGCATGCAGTCTGGCCAGGTCAATGTTGGTGGCACGCTGGATGCCAGCGCACCCAATGGCGGCAATGGTGGTGCTATCGAAACCAGTGCAGCGCAAGTAAGGGTTGCGAACAACGCAATCATCACTGCCAGCGCCAGGCAAGGGCAGGCGGGCACATGGTTAATTGATCCAACTGACTTAACTATCGACGCCAGCGCAGCAACGACGATCGCCAGTACGTTGACGGGCGGAACCAGCGTTACCGAGCAGACGACTGCCAACGGTGCGAGTGGATCGGGTACGCAAACGGCTGGTGCAGGTGACATTAATGTCAATGCGGCGATCAACTGGACCAATGTAAATCCCAGTATAAAGTTGACGCTTTCCGCTTATCATGCCATTAACGTCAACGCTGCCGTTCATGGTACGGGTTCCGTAGTCATGGAAGCAGCCGGTGGAAATATAACCATCGGTTCTGCCGGTTCAGTAAGTGGTGATGCCGGGGTCACCCTGGCTACCGGGGCAAATTTTGTCAATAACGCGGGTGCCTCGGCGGTGTCAGCATCGGCCTCAAAATGGGTCATCTATTCCACGAGCCCAACATTAGATACGCTTGGTGGACTAATCCCCAATTTTATCCAATACAACGCCCCCTATCAAACCACGCCAGCCTTAGCCGCAGGTAACGCTTCTCTGTATAGCATCGCGCCCACATTGACTGTGACAGGACTGTCAGGAGCGGTAAGCAAAACCTACGATGGCAACACGAGTGCAGCGCTATCAGCCTCAAATGTTGCTGTGTCGGGCTTGATAAATAGCGATACGTTTGCATCCATGGCGGGTATTTTTGGATCATCCAATGCTGGTACCAATATGGCTGTTTCGTCCTCGCTTGCATCTGCAGGTTTATTGGCAAAAAATACCGCCGGTATTGACGTATATGGTTACGGGATTGTCGGCCCGGCTGTAACTGCAGGTATCGGTACTATTACACCAGCGGCGCTCACTGCATCGATAATAGGTACGCCTGCCAAGGTGTATGACGGTACGATGACTGCAACCTTAATTGCGTCAAATTACGCGCTTGCAGGATTCGCGACCGGTCAGAGCGCCACCGTGAATCAACCTTCCAGCGTGTCATACGGTGCGGCCAATGCCGGCGCACAAACGGTCTCCGCGACCTTTTCTACCTCGAATTTTGTCGCCGGCGGCAGTACCAATTTACTCAATTACACTTTACCTACATCGGCCAGCGGAGCCGGAGTAATCAATAAAGCGGCAGTCGAAGTGACAGGTGTTCTGTCAAGCAACAAAATTTATAACGGAACAGCCACGGACGCATTAAATACTACTAATGCAGGAATCTATGGTGTTATTCCAATCGATTCTGGTGCCGTTGTCTTAGTCAGTAGCGGTGCGAGCGGTCAGTTTTTGACGTCAAATGTCGGTAACAATCTAGCAGTAAGTGTTAGCGGTTTTGCTTTGTCGGGTAATAGCGCAGCCAATTATCAAATAGTTGAGCCATCGAATCTGGTAGCCAATATCACACCAAAATCTCTCACGATCACCGGTTTGTCAGCAACCAATAAAGTTTATGATGCCACGCGTGCAGACGCCCTGAACATCATCGGTGCTGCGCTATCCGGGGTGGTGAATAGCGATGCATCCAACGTCTCACTTTCTTCGTCCAATGCGACCGGCGCGTTTGCGTCAGCTAACGTTGGTAGCGCATTAGCGGTGTCTTCATCAGGATTTGGCATTTCGGGCACGGCAGCTTTAAATTATCAACTCGTTCAGCCCACCGGTCTCGTGGCGGATATTACACCAGCGGCGCTTGCCATTTCACTCATCGGCAATCCCACCAAGGTGTATAACGGCAGCAGTACCGCCGCGCTCGGAACCGGTAATTTTTCTGTCTCAGGTTTTATATCAGGGGAAAGTGCAACAGTTTTACAAACTACATCAGCGACGTATAGTTCTCCAAATGCGGGTACGCAAGCCGTTACCTCTACTTTATCTGGGCCTGACTTTTCAGCAGCAAATGGCACTTTGCTGTCAAACTATAGCTTCCCGTCATCAGTAACTGGTATCGGCACTATCACGCCAGCACCATTGACGGTGGCTATTGCTAATAACCCGACTAAAGTTTACGACGGCGCGACAACAGCCACGCTAAGTGGTGGAAATTATGCGCTAAGTGGCTTTGTTCCAGGGCAAAGTGCGACCATTAGTCATGCAAGCGGTGTTTATGCTTCTGCCAATGTCGGGGTCGAAGCCATTACGACCAGCGTGCTTCCGTCGGACTATACCGCTGGACAAGGCACATTGCTGTCGAACTATATTCTTCCTGCCAGCGTTTCCGGTTTCGGAACGATTACGCCTCTCGCTATTTTGATGAATGTGCAAGCATCCATCATCAACAATCCGTCAAAATCTTATGATGGCTCCTCGGTGGCGACATTGAATTCGTCTAACTATTCTCTATCAGGATTTGTGCATGGTGACGGTGCTTCAGTTAATCAAACGGTTGGGCATTATTCGTCCGTCAATGCAGGCGCCCAGCCTGTTAGTGCCATGCTGACCACGCAAGACTTCGTCGCCAATGCAGGCACTACTCTGACTAACTACACATTGCCGACCACCGCTTACGGGACTGGCACGATTACACCGATTCCGCTTTCGGTCTTGATCGTCAATAATCCAACCAAAACTTATAACGGTGCGACGTCCACCGTATTGAGTGCTTCAAATTACGTCATCTCTGGATTTATTGGTAGTGAAAGCGCACAGATCAATCAATCTGCATTAATCAATTATGCCGCGCCAAACGCTGGCGCACAGGCCATTACAGTCACGCTGATGTCGTCTGATTTCACGCCAAACGGTGCGGTGCTCACAAACTATGTGCTGCCGACATCGGCTGTAGGGACGGGCCATATTACGCCTGCACCACTTTATGTCAGAGGGGTATTGGCAACTGATAAGGTCTACAACACTACAACAGCAGATGTGTTGAATACAACCAATGCATTGTTGAGCGGCCTGGTTGCCAGCGATGTTGCTAACGTTACGCTTGTCGATGGAAGTGCTTCCGGAACGTTCTCGACTGCCAGTGCGGGCAATAATCTGGCTGTATCGCCAACTGGATTCTCGCTTTCCGGTAGTGCCATTGGCAACTATGTTTTACAACCCATCACAGGATTGGCGGCTAATATCACCCAGGCATCATTAAGCATACTGGGCGTTACAGCAAGTAATAAATCCTACGACGCGACTAATGCGGCGACGTTGAATGACGCAAGCGCTAACTTGTCCGGAATTTTGACCGGATCAGCAGGACAGGACAGCGTGACATTGATAACGTCTGGAGCAACCGGCACGTTCGGTTCGGTTAATATCGGCAACCAGTTGGCTGTCGGAGCAAGCGGTTTTGCGCTCGCTGGAGCGCAAGCCGGAAACTACGCGTTAAGTCAACCAACCGGTCTGACAGCGGATATTACGCCAGCTGTTATCACTGCGGTGATTATTGGTAATCCTACCAAGTCATACGACGGTTCCTCCTCAACAACCCTGACCGCGGCAAACTATACATTGAGCGGTTTCGTCGCAGGCCAAAGCGCTGCGGTTCCGCAATCGGCTACAGCTAACTACACATCACCTGATGCGGGAACGAATGTTAGCGTGGCATCGACGCTCGTGCTTTCAGATTTTGTTGCAAGCGCCGGCACACAATTGTCCAATTACGCGCTACCGCCGACTGCCGCTGGACTTGGTACGATCACGCCCGCCCAACTCACGGCCATAATTGTCGGTAATCCGACTAAAACCTATGACAACACTACACCGGCGGCATTAACCAACACAAATTTCATGTTGTCAGGATTTGTCGGATCGCAGGGTGCGGCAATCAACCAGACTGTTGGCACGTATGGATCGGCGAATGCAGGGCCAGAATCAGTATCAGCGAGTTTGACTGCAAATAATTTTTCGACAGCAACCGGAACTAATTCCAATAACTACATATTTCCAGTATCCGCAGTAGGCAATGGGACGATCACGCCCGCACCTCTGTCGGTGCTTCATGTTTCAACCACGCCGCGTGTTTACGACGGCACGACGGTTGATGTACTAACCGGCGCTACCCTCAGCGGCACTGTTTACCTTCCCGATGCCCCGATACTGGGTAATTTTGCAACAGGCACACTTAGCTCGAGTGGAAATGTTGGTACCGATACGGTGACGACAGCCATGACGTTGACGGGTCCTGGGAGCAGCAATTATATCGTCACGCAACCGACTGGATTGACTGCAGTGATTAGTCCTGCAATCTTGAGCGCCACCTCCGCAGTCAGCAGAGCCTATGACGGGACCAATGTGGCGAATCTGAGCGGAACCCATACCACTTTCAGTGGTTTCGTCAGCGGTCAGGGTGCAAGTGTTAAAAGCGGCGTCACCGGCACTTTCTCGCAACCCAACTTTGGCTCCGCTCTGACCATCACAGGCGGCGCGCTAACGACCGGCGATCTGACCGCCAATAACGGCACATTGCTGACCAACTACACATTGCCTGCAAGTGATAACGGCATCGGTAACATTACGCCTGCAATATTGACTTACGTGGCGACGCCAGTAAGCTATCAATACGGTCTTAATATACCTAGCGTTCAAGCGGGCAGCGTCACCGGTTTTGTGCACGGCGAGACTTTATCCAATGCTACTACGGGCACTCTTGCATTCGATAATAGGACTGCAACAAGTACTAGCAATGTCGGCGCCTATTCTATCGATGGCAGCGGCCTAACCGCGAATAACGGCAATTATACTTTTGTTGCAGCGGCAGGAAACGCAACCGCACTGAGGATTACGCCCGCGCCATTGACGGTGATAGGTGTCGCGACCACGTCGCGTGTCTACGATGGCACAACCGTTGACATCCTCACCGGTGCGACCCTCGCTGGCACTTTGTACAATCAGGACACGCCAACGTTGGGTAATGCCACGACAGGCACGCTTGGCAATAACGGTAATGTCGGTAACGATACAGTGACCACTGCGATGACATTGACGGGAGTGGGTGGGACTAACTACGCCATCACGCAACCTACCGGTTTGACTGCAATAATTACGCCGGCAACCTTGAGTGCAACCTCGACAGCGACAAGAGCATATGACGGTAGCACGATGGCTGACCTGAGCGGTAGTCATACCGTCTTTACCGGTTTTATAAGTGGTCAGGGCGCGGTTGTTAAAAGTGGCGTGACGGGCAACTTCTCACAGCCTGACGTGGGCAATAACCTGAGCATTACGGGCGGCGCTTTAACGGCTGGTAATCTGACGGCCGCCAATGGCACGTTACTATCCAATTACACGCTTCCATCAAGGGACAACGGAACAGGTAGCATTAGCGCTAAAGTGATTAATCTGACCGGCGCCCGAATTTATGACGCCCTGATTGATGCCGACGCGAATATTTTCGGCACTATCGCAACAGGCGTGAGTGGAGAGAGTTTGTCACTATCTGGTAGCGGTAGTTTGAGTAATAAATCGGTTGGATCGCGTAGCGTCCAATCACTCGGTTCATTGCAGCTTGTCAGTGGCACGGGCCAGGCCAGCAATTACACTTTAGTCGGCGGCATCGACACAGCCACCATCACACCATTAGCCATCACGGTTAATGCTACTGGCCATACTAAAGTCTATGACGCGAATACCACGGATGCCGTCACATTAGCCAGCACCGGTGTGCTGAGTATGGACGCGGTGACCTTTGCCAATAGCGCTGCTAACTTTACCGATAAGAACGTCGGTCAGAGTAAAACGGTGAACGTCACCGGTATTACCAAGACTGGTCTCGATGCAGATAATTACAGTATCAACACCGCAGCAACCGCGACCGCAAACATCACGCAGCTAGCAATCACCGTCAACGCCACTGGCACTGACAAAGTGTATAACGCCAATACTATCGATACCGTCACATTAGCTAGCACTGGCGTATTAAATCTGGATACGGTGATCTTTGCCAATAGCGCCGCTAACTTTACCGACAAGAACGTTGGTCAAACTAAAACAGTGAACGTCACAGGCATCATCAAGACCGGTATTGACGCCGGTAACTACAGCATCAACACCGTCGCAACGACGACTGCCAACATCACACCGTTGGCTATCACGGTTAATGCTGTTGGAACCGACAAGGTCTATAACGGCAACGCGATTGATACCGTGACATTGACTAGTGCCGGTGTATTAGGCACAGATAAAGTGGCCTTTACCAATGCCGCTGCCAATTTCACTGACAAAAATGTCGGCCAGCAAAAAATCGTAAGCGTTACAGGCATCGCTGACAGCGGTATTGATGCAGGCAATTATGTATTCAGCAGCGCTGCCGCGACCACCGCTAGCATCACACCGGCTATCGTCAATCTCAACGGCTCGCGTTTGATTGATGGGTCGACTAATGCCAGTGCCGGAATTTTCGGTACCAGCGGTACGGTTTCCGGATCCAATGGTGAAACACTGGCGTTAACAGGTAGTGGCACACTTGCCAGCAAAAATATCGGCATTCAACCGGTCGTTTCTCTCGGCAACCTGGCGCTGAACGATGGCACGGGTCTGGCGAGCAATTACACCTTAATCGGAGGAGTCGATAGCGCCAACCTTATTTCGGCATCAGAGCCGATCATGTCGATGGCCTTCATTCAATCGTTTCTCAATACTGATAGTGCTATCCCAACTCCTTACGGTATTGCCTCTTCAAGCGCGATTGCAAACTTTACCGGCAACCACAAAAAAACACGTTACAACCCGATTGAAGCTAGCGGAAGTGTTTCAGATTTCCAACCGGGTCTTGATCTCAATGTGCAGGACGCCGGGGTGCGCTTGCCAAATGGCGTCTCGCCATGA